GCCCGTCTGAATCGTCACCGTTTGGTCAATCTGGATCGGGAACTTTGCCAGGAGCGGCAGTGCGGTTGTGAGTCTGCGGTAGTCCATCACCTGCCCCACTGAAAGCTCTAACGCTTTAATGCCCTTAATCTTGTGATCAAAGACCCGATCGCCTAGCTCGTTAAATACACTATTAGGTGTGCCCTCCAGGTCAAACTGCTCCGGCTTCACAGCAAATAACGTTGCACCATTGCTGACCGTGGGACTGCCATTGCTCGTGCCGCTATTGCCATAGACCAGCACTTTCGCTGTCGTCTCAGCCTGGGCAGTCTCGCCGCTGCCGTAATCTGCCACAATCCGGAAAACCGTTGTCTGGGCAATCGTCCCCTCATACTCATCGGATGGACGAAAATCCTGCCCGATCAGATTGCCATCCTGGTACAGACTCACCGTAAGTGACCCCTGCGCTCGCCAGCGAACCCGCACAGGTTTGGTTGTCTCGGTGCTGGGCATGACCTGGGCACTCAACTCAACCTCCCTCGGCTTCGGCAGCTCCAAGACGCCCCGACGGTACAGCACCATGCGATCGGAAAACTCGATCGTGTCAGGTAGGGCAGGCAACCCCTCGTTGGTTTTAATGAATATTCGATCGCCTGCTTTCAAATCCCACTGTCCGGTCTGAAGACCCTGCTTAATCGTGTCACGGAGCTTTGATACCTCTGCATCCAGCAGGATGTTGAGTCCCAGATCCTTCGCAAACGCCTCACGCAGCATCTTTGTTGTCCAGAAATCCAGTCCGGCTGCCCAAACCTTCTGCAACACATAGGCAGGCGCAAAAGGCGGGGCATCCTCTGAACGTACCTTTTGGCAGTCCTTCAGTGCTTTTAGAATCACATCCTGCTGGTTGTTCTTGCCCTTCACATCCCCAGAATCCTGAGCCGGGAGCGGATAGTGCATTAGCCCCTTCGCTGCCTTCACCGAATCATTGGACGGATAGAACAGATGGCGATAGGCATTTGTGAGGGCAACCCGCACACTCAAATCCATACTGCCTGCTTTGTCCTTAAGCTGCTTTTGCTGGCTCTCCGATAAATCCTCCAGGCGGTGGGGCGACTTCAAAATATTGTTGATTGCCCGATACTCCCTGGCAAGATCGATCGCCCGCTCTAGCTCCTGCCGATTTGCCACCAGAAACAGCAGCCGATTCCGAAAGGTGCGAAACTTCCCGGACTCGCCCGTGTTATTGAAAATGCGATCGACGACTGGGGGCGGGTCATCTGTCGAACTCTTGACCGTATCTTCGTCAAAATCAATCAGACAAAGCGCAACCGAGTCTGCGACATCATCCACATCGGCTGGACTCTCCGGCGCAGAAATGAGCTTGAAGAACTTGTCTGCAAAAATCGTATCCCGCCGCGATCGCAGGTCATCTTTTGCTTCTCCGCGTCCTACCTGCTCTTTCTCTTCGGCAATGATCTTGTTGATCGAAGGCTCTTCTTTAAAGCGGGCGATCGAGGTAATCGGATCGTTGTCGAGATACCAGGCAACTGTAGAAAGTCGCTCCAGGGCAGTCTCTACAAAACCAGCTTCCACACCGGGAGTCAGCAGAGACAGATTTAATTCAGGGCGACGAATGCCAGCCGTAATCCCCTGGTTAATCGAGTGCAGGAAAATCGTGCGGCTGATCCAGCTAGAGAAAGGGGGCTTTCCGGCTGCCAGCCATTCCTGATCCTGAAACTGGGCATGAGCTTCTCGACCATCCGGGTTATAAATGTCAGCCTGGATCGGGATTCGCATCAGCGGACGTTCTAGCCGGGACGTAAGATCGCTCGTAATCTCCTCGTCAACGCCGATCGGTAAATGATGAGCATGAATTAGCGGCGTCCAAACTGAAGGGTCACGCCAGAGGAACCGAGCAACTCTGGCAAACAATCTCAACGCGCCCCTGGTGCGCTGGAAGTTGGGAATCGAAGCAATTTTCTTTGTGAGTAGTCCAAATAGCTCCGGGTGGAACGGATAGCTGTCCTGGATAATTTGGGCGTAGTGGCTATCCTTACAGCCATCTGGCAGAGTGAGCCGACTGGCGCGGTACGTGCTGAGGTATTCCCGTGCTGCGGCTTCAGCCGCTTTTTCGCTGACACTTGTGAACACCCGCTGCTTCACAATGTTGTAAACCTCGACATCGGTACTGGGACTCAGCACCCGTTCCTGGCGAGCAGAAGCCTGAATAGCTTCTCGAATATCGATCGTCTCTTCCCCGAAGCTATCCGAAGACGAAGCCAGCGCATATACAAAAACCAGATTGTTGCAGGCTGCCGCCAGATCCATCAGCGAAAACAGGAAGGCAACCACCTGGGCTGCCAGATCGCTGTTTCCCACCATCGTCGCTTTTGCGGCTCTCAGATGCCGTGCAATCTCATCCAGCACAATTAGAGTGGGCTGCCCATTTGTTAACCGCTCCAATACCACAGTTCCTGGACTGACCCGTTGCTCATCTGATCCCCGGAGCAGGCTGTATCCGTTCACGCCACCAATCTGATACGCAATTTCGCCCCAGAGCGTGTAAGTGCGAATTCCTGTTTCGGGATGGTACACCCCATTAATCGGGTCAAGATCCTGACAGGCGATCGCGGCAACCTGGATCGGGCGATCGGGAATTAGCTTCAAATCCACAAACCGATCTAGCCCCTCGATCGATCGTCCCTGCTTCGCAATATGCCATAGCGCAATCTCATCATGCGTTTTGCCGCCGCCAAAGCTGGTTTCCAAACGAATAATGGGAGAGCCAGCCGATACGCCAACCAGCCGCCCAAAGACCTCTGAAATGAGCGTCTTCAATCCATCTGTGGGAAAGGTGTTGGCGAAGAAGATGCGAGGATCTTGATAAACCTGTGGTGCATTCCCTTCCACAACCAGCCGTAGCTTGGCAGCAAACAGGTCAAGGGATAACTCGCCTGCCAGAATCTCATCTCTGGGAATACAGGTATCAAAAATAGAAGACAGCACAGTGATGCGACTCCGCTAGGCTAGGACGGTGGGTAGAGCAAAAGCCCTTATTCCATTATTCCCGCACCTTTATGAAACTCCGAACAGGTTGTCGATGAAGTTTAGGGATGAATTATCTATCAGATTCTAAAGAAGACGATGCCGCTGTTCGATAGAATCAATTGGACTGGAATTGGAAGGGGCAATGGGCAGCGAACCGTCAAAGTCGAGCTACGAGACTTTCTTGCGAGATCTCAAAGAGCGGATTCAAAATGCTCAGGTGCGAGCCGCCTTAGCTGTTAACCGGGAATTAACGCTCCTCTACTGGCAAATCGGTCGAGAAATTCTGCATCGACAGCAGCAGCAGGGCTGGGGAGCAAAAGTGGTGAACCGATTAGCAGCCGACCTGCGTAAAGCATTCCCCGATATCAAAGGATTCTCAGCTCGTAACCTGCTCTATATGAGGGCATTTGCTGAAGCTCACCCGGATGAGCAAATCGTGCAACAGGTTGTTGCACTAATTCCCTGGGGGCACAATGTCCGCATTTTAGACGCTGTAAAAACGCCAGAAGAACGGATGTGGTACATTCGGCAGACGATCCAGTATGGCTGGAGTCGCAATGTCCTGACGCATCAGATCGACAGCCAGCTTTATCGCCGCCAGGGTAACGCGATTACCAACTTCGATCGGGTTCTGCCTAATCCTCAGTCTGAGCTAGCGCAGCAGGTCGTAAAAAGCCCGTACTCCTTTGATTTCCTCAGTCTGGGCAAGGAGGCACTGGAGCGCGATTTAGAAACTGCCTTGATTAGACATATTCGGGAGTTTTTGCTGGAGTTAGGGGTTGGGTTCTCGTTTGTCGGCAGCCAGTATCCTCTGATTGTAGACGGCAAGGAATACAGAATCGATTTGCTGTTTTACCACTTTCGGCTGCACTGCTTTGTGGTCATCGATTTGAAAGTGGTCGAATTCGAGCCGGAGTTTTCGGGCAAGATGAATTTCTACGTTTCAGCAGTGGATGATTTGCTGCGGGGTGAGGGCGACAATCCAACGATCGGTATTATCCTCTGCCGCACCAAGAGTAAAACGGTTGCAGAATATGCCCTGCGCGATGTTCATAAACCGATCGGCGTTTCGACTTACCACATGGGGACTCCGCTTCCCGAAGAGTTCCAGCGCAGTTTGCCCACCCTGGAAGACCTCGAAGAAGAAATCGAGGCAATTGCCACTGAAGTTGAGCAAACGCTAGCGTCAAAAGAAGCAGAACAGCTTACTTTATTTGCTGACACGACATTGAACGATGAAGAGTAAAGACCTAACCCCTGCCGGACATAATGCTGGCTGAAGCATTTCTCTATTCTGACTGACTGTCGTACCCGTTTAGACGGCGGCTGTTTGCTGCGCCTGCTTTTGCTGCTGTAGCAATTCCACTCGATCGCGTTGTAAGCTCATCTGGCAATCGTCAAAGGTGACTGAATCAGGGTCAAGGAAATGAGCGATCGCCAACTCAACAACAAACTCCGGTGGTACTTCCTGTTCCGCTGCGTAGCTTTTAATCTCGTGCTGGAGTG
This genomic interval from Leptolyngbya ohadii IS1 contains the following:
- a CDS encoding ATP-binding protein, which gives rise to MLSSIFDTCIPRDEILAGELSLDLFAAKLRLVVEGNAPQVYQDPRIFFANTFPTDGLKTLISEVFGRLVGVSAGSPIIRLETSFGGGKTHDEIALWHIAKQGRSIEGLDRFVDLKLIPDRPIQVAAIACQDLDPINGVYHPETGIRTYTLWGEIAYQIGGVNGYSLLRGSDEQRVSPGTVVLERLTNGQPTLIVLDEIARHLRAAKATMVGNSDLAAQVVAFLFSLMDLAAACNNLVFVYALASSSDSFGEETIDIREAIQASARQERVLSPSTDVEVYNIVKQRVFTSVSEKAAEAAAREYLSTYRASRLTLPDGCKDSHYAQIIQDSYPFHPELFGLLTKKIASIPNFQRTRGALRLFARVARFLWRDPSVWTPLIHAHHLPIGVDEEITSDLTSRLERPLMRIPIQADIYNPDGREAHAQFQDQEWLAAGKPPFSSWISRTIFLHSINQGITAGIRRPELNLSLLTPGVEAGFVETALERLSTVAWYLDNDPITSIARFKEEPSINKIIAEEKEQVGRGEAKDDLRSRRDTIFADKFFKLISAPESPADVDDVADSVALCLIDFDEDTVKSSTDDPPPVVDRIFNNTGESGKFRTFRNRLLFLVANRQELERAIDLAREYRAINNILKSPHRLEDLSESQQKQLKDKAGSMDLSVRVALTNAYRHLFYPSNDSVKAAKGLMHYPLPAQDSGDVKGKNNQQDVILKALKDCQKVRSEDAPPFAPAYVLQKVWAAGLDFWTTKMLREAFAKDLGLNILLDAEVSKLRDTIKQGLQTGQWDLKAGDRIFIKTNEGLPALPDTIEFSDRMVLYRRGVLELPKPREVELSAQVMPSTETTKPVRVRWRAQGSLTVSLYQDGNLIGQDFRPSDEYEGTIAQTTVFRIVADYGSGETAQAETTAKVLVYGNSGTSNGSPTVSNGATLFAVKPEQFDLEGTPNSVFNELGDRVFDHKIKGIKALELSVGQVMDYRRLTTALPLLAKFPIQIDQTVTIQTGDQFVRLEYQGPMRGFQSFLTPTNTLLGNPDVQANVLLKLVIEFPSPVDPEGQEIRSIAQALGRNPVDRINLTARVTY
- a CDS encoding PDDEXK nuclease domain-containing protein, encoding MGSEPSKSSYETFLRDLKERIQNAQVRAALAVNRELTLLYWQIGREILHRQQQQGWGAKVVNRLAADLRKAFPDIKGFSARNLLYMRAFAEAHPDEQIVQQVVALIPWGHNVRILDAVKTPEERMWYIRQTIQYGWSRNVLTHQIDSQLYRRQGNAITNFDRVLPNPQSELAQQVVKSPYSFDFLSLGKEALERDLETALIRHIREFLLELGVGFSFVGSQYPLIVDGKEYRIDLLFYHFRLHCFVVIDLKVVEFEPEFSGKMNFYVSAVDDLLRGEGDNPTIGIILCRTKSKTVAEYALRDVHKPIGVSTYHMGTPLPEEFQRSLPTLEDLEEEIEAIATEVEQTLASKEAEQLTLFADTTLNDEE